A single genomic interval of Gossypium raimondii isolate GPD5lz chromosome 11, ASM2569854v1, whole genome shotgun sequence harbors:
- the LOC105803087 gene encoding protein HUA2-LIKE 3 isoform X1 encodes MAPSRRKSASKAAAAAAARRQWKVGDLVLAKVKGFPAWPATVSEPEKWGYSSDWKKVMVYFFGTQQIAFCNPADVEAFTEEKKQSLLTKRQGKGADFVRAVQEIIDSYEKSKKRDQVDNYNSADGVTQANCGNSGDSSVSKDLTDTCEATEIALADARIDALHEKESVSEQPLDTLLVKEEPILTTYSSRKRSGIVQCQKSIGQQKASPVQRGRSSTRVESSRFQNFMMSSNDGRCVSNVSANVIQNGSQRRKKQIRKSTDASECDDVDLPVLMLNGRIDENGSDIATFDSDAGSFNDGSSMDCSCKPEHPGTVVECLEGDAELSNGLDFQIKALVIKRKRKPFRKLVNIDPAEPLAEADLSLGISNTRQNLQNTCDNLNERYSKDDGDEHLPLLKRARVRMGKLLAADEFVSSSPMEEKPISEGTVNLLHLQQMSPSSSDNDSPTERDSLSLKGALINVSPSKGDSEVQGSRLESMKVLRNQLGCLAGGEAALPPSKRLHRALEAMSANAADEDQAIAELSATMKTLDDESHDSLLSSHVTVEDKEANVLEEHGRDLIANSDSGMFFVSNSMPSDKFVESSVEPLVCCQPVKSPKNQKHVLDEDVFVEPMNHVSCNTHNSQCLDHSSPNPEKSQATFRSNCGSLYQKFTSNDDLDAEPAGLSNFGAENPDEQFNTSEHADMSSDPVTVTGKTCKVSPQDGSKSEPLKSQINDSSLVNSMHEVEEEFQPEMRQKTTSSLNLDDNSDKDVAGAQLSPCSADGVDSPARVSPSNASLCHVSTSDSASIVHSNGYCSPNVHLCPNKVLSVSNADDEAKADSVTFERPKSVSKCSTYTDAQAVLSSFENMLVILTRTKESIARATRIAIDCAKFGVSANKVVEIIARNLERESSLHKRVDLFFLVDSITQCSRGLKGDVGDIYPSAIQAALPRLLNAAAPPGPNAQENHRQCLKVLRLWLERRILPESVVRHHIRELDSLSVSSSGGVFSRRSARTERALDDPIRDMEGMLVDEYGSNSSFQLPGFCMPRMLNEEDEGSDSDGESFEAVTPEHYSGGPEEQEANPASEKRRHILEDVDGELEMEDVAPEIEMSSTSCAAGINTAQTLQEHCDQHFPLPFAPPLPHDVRPSSPPLPSSPPPPPPPPPPLPPPIPRPISGPYTNNVDSTIHTSIQERQDDLRSMVPPSVAPRIDSTVCTNTVQYNGPDPRNPPVMQVSDCNTAFNSCPVPPVNNIQQPDGQNFHNAYPPQPLLPAPTNQFAYVNSAPHVNLMRDAPPPYTDRYSSLNFDGANYYHSHERMNLAPNEPRESWRYPPPPFSGPWYADNANSSYGHGHGSYGGPQCEPTRFPNEGWGFRPPPMDHRNFFPGRPPAEGMVPIGSRGSHFSCEIVV; translated from the exons ATGGCGCCCAGCCGAAGGAAAAGCGCCAGTAAGGCGGCTGCTGCGGCTGCCGCTCGCCGCCAATGGAAAGTCGGCGATCTTGTCCTCGCTAAAGTCAAAGGTTTCCCTGCTTGGCCTGCTACG GTAAGTGAGCCTGAGAAGTGGGGCTATTCATCTGATTGGAAGAAAGTTATGGTTTACTTTTTTGGAACACAGCAAAT AGCATTCTGTAATCCTGCTGATGTTGAAGCATTTACAGAAGAGAAGAAACAATCTCTTTTGACCAAACGTCAGGGGAAGGGTGCAGATTTTGTTCGTGCAGTCCAGGAAATTATTGACAGTTATGAGAAGTCAAAGAAGCGGGATCAAGTTGATAACTATAATTCTGCTGATGGAGTTACTCAGGCAAATTGTGGGAACTCAGGGGACTCATCTGTGTCAAAGGATCTGACTGACACTTGTGAGGCAACCGAGATTGCTCTAGCTGATGCAAGAATTGATGCTCTGCATGAAAAAGAATCAGTCTCGGAACAACCTTTAGATACATTACTGGTTAAAGAAGAACCTATTTTGACCACATACTCGTCAAGAAAAAGATCTGGAATCGTACAATGTCAAAAATCTATTGGACAGCAGAAGGCATCACCGGTTCAAAGAGGTAGAAGCTCAACAAGGGTGGAATCCTCTAGATTCCAGAACTTTATGATGTCATCTAATGATGGTAGGTGTGTCTCTAATGTATCAGCAAATGTGATTCAGAATGGATCCCAAAGGAGGAAAAAACAAATCAGGAAGTCTACAGATGCATCTGAGTGCGATGATGTGGACTTACCTGTGTTAATGCTGAATGGTAGAATTGATGAAAATGGGTCTGATATTGCCACTTTTGATTCTGATGCGGGTAGTTTTAATGATGGCAGCTCTATGGATTGTAGTTGTAAACCTGAACACCCTGGGACTGTTGTTGAGTGTTTGGAGGGAGATGCTGAGTTGAGCAACGGGCTTGATTTCCAAATAAAGGCTCTCGTCATTAAGAGAAAAAGGAAACCATTTAGAAAGCTGGTGAACATTGATCCTGCTGAGCCTCTTGCAGAAGCAGATCTGAGTTTAGGAATCAGTAATACGAGACAAAATTTGCAGAATACTTGTGATAATTTAAATGAGAGATATTCCAAAGATGATGGAGATGAGCACCTACCGTTGTTGAAAAGAGCAAGGGTTCGCATGGGCAAACTGTTAGCTGCCGATGAGTTTGTTAGTTCGTCACCAATGGAAGAAAAGCCTATTAGTGAAGGCACTGTCAATTTATTGCATTTGCAGCAGATGAGTCCATCAAGCAGTGACAATGATTCTCCTACTGAGAGAGACTCTTTGTCGTTGAAGGGTGCTTTGATTAATGTATCACCTTCAAAAGGTGACAGTGAAGTTCAAGGGAGTAGGCTGGAATCCATGAAAGTTTTAAGAAATCAGTTAGGGTGTTTGGCAGGCGGTGAAGCTGCCTTGCCTCCATCTAAACGCCTCCATCGTGCTTTGGAAGCTATGTCAGCTAATGCTGCTGATGAAGATCAGGCAATTGCTGAACTTTCTGCAACCATGAAAACATTAGATGATGAAAGTCACGACTCTCTGTTGAGTTCTCATGTAACTGTTGAAGACAAAGAAGCTAATGTGTTGGAGGAACATGGCAGGGATTTGATTGCTAATAGTGATTCTGGCATGTTTTTCGTATCAAACTCGATGCCTTCAGATAAGTTTGTTGAATCTTCTGTGGAACCACTTGTTTGCTGTCAACCTGTGAAGAGTCCTAAGAATCAAAAGCATGTACTAGATGAGGATGTCTTTGTGGAGCCTATGAACCATGTTAGTTGTAATACTCATAACAGCCAATGTTTAGACCATTCATCCCCTAATCCTGAGAAAAGCCAAGCTACTTTCAGATCTAATTGTGGTTCTTTATATCAAAAGTTCACTTCAAATGATGATTTGGATGCTGAACCTGCTGGCTTGAGCAATTTCGGGGCTGAAAATCCTGATGAACAGTTTAATACTTCAGAACATGCTGACATGAGTTCTGATCCTGTCACTGTGACTGGGAAAACTTGTAAAGTTTCTCCTCAAGATGGCTCCAAAAGTGAGCCACTGAAGTCTCAAATTAATGACAGCAGCTTAGTCAACAGCAT GCATGAGGTTGAGGAAGAGTTTCAACCTGAAATGAGGCAGAAGACAACTTCTAGTTTGAATCTTGATGACAACTCAGACAAGGATGTTGCGGGTGCCCAGTTAAGTCCATGTTCAGCTGATGGAGTAGATTCTCCTGCGCGGGTCTCTCCTTCAAATGCCTCTCTTTGTCATGTTTCTACCTCAGATAGTGCTAGTATTGTTCATAGCAATGGGTATTGTAGTCCAAATGTCCATTTGTGTCCCAACAAAGTTTTATCTGTTTCAAATGCTGACGATGAAGCCAAAGCTGATTCTGTGACCTTTGAAAGACCAAAATCTGTCAGTAAGTGCAGTACTTACACTGATGCACAAGCTGTTCTGTCGTCTTttgaaaatatgcttgtgatcttAACGAGGACAAAGGAGAGCATTGCTCGTGCAACACGAATAGCAATTGATTGTGCCAAATTTGGTGTCTCTGCTAATAAG GTTGTGGAAATTATTGCTCGAAATTTGGAGAGGGAGTCGAGCTTACACAAAAGGGTGGATTTGTTCTTTCTTGTGGACTCCATTACTCAGTGCTCCCGGGGTTTGAAAg GTGATGTTGGTGATATCTACCCTTCAGCTATTCAAGCAGCACTTCCTCGTCTACTCAACGCTGCAGCTCCCCCTGGACCTAATGCACAGGAAAATCATCGGCAATGCTTGAAG GTTTTGAGACTTTGGTTGGAAAGAAGAATCCTTCCAGAATCTGTTGTTCGGCACCATATACGAGAACTTGATTCACTTAGTGTTTCATCTTCTGGTGGTGTCTTTTCTCGTCGTTCAGCTAGAACAGAGAGAGCTTTGGATGATCCTATTAGAGACATGGAGGGTATGCTTGTTGATGAGTATGGCAG CAATTCAAGTTTTCAGCTCCCCGGATTTTGCATGCCTCGAATGCTCAATGAGGAGGATGAGGGTAGTGATTCTGATGGAGAAAGTTTTGAGGCTGTCACTCCAGAGCACTATTCTGGAGGTCCTGAAGAACAAGAGGCAAACCCTGCAAGTGAAAAGCGCAGACATATTTTGGAAGATGTTGATGGTGAACTTGAAATGGAGGATGTTGCTCCTGAGATTGAAATGAGTTCAACTAGTTGTGCTGCTGGAATCAATACTGCACAAACTTTGCAAGAGCATTGTGATCAGCATTTTCCATTGCCATTTGCCCCACCTTTACCTCACGATGTGCGTCCGTCATCACCACCACTGCCATCATCTCCACCTCCGCCACCCCCTCCACCGCCTCCTCTTCCTCCACCCATCCCTCGTCCTATTTCTGGTCCCTACACAAACAATGTTGATTCAACAATTCATACAAGTATACAG GAAAGGCAGGATGATTTGAGATCTATGGTTCCACCGTCAGTTGCACCCAGAATCGATTCAACAGTGTGCACCAATACAGTCCAATATAATGGTCCTGATCCTAGAAATCCTCCTGTTATGCAGGTTTCAGATTGTAATACTGCTTTTAACAGTTGCCCAGTGCCTCCAGTGAATAACATCCAACAACCTGATGGCCAGAACTTTCACAATGCCTACCCTCCACAGCCTCTCCTTCCTGCACCTACAAATCAGTTTGCATATGTTAATTCAGCCCCGCATGTGAATTTGATGAGGGATGCACCTCCTCCATACACTGACAGATACTCTTCACTAAACTTCGATGGTGCAAATTATTATCACAGCCATGAGAGAATGAACCTGGCCCCAAATGAACCTAGAGAAAGCTGGAGGTATCCTCCACCACCTTTCTCTG GACCCTGGTATGCTGATAACGCCAATTCATCGTATGGCCATGGCCATGGTTCTTATGGTGGGCCCCAATGTGAGCCAACAAGGTTTCCAAACGAGGGATGGGGCTTCCGCCCTCCTCCAATGGATCACAGAAACTTCTTTCCTGGCAGACCACCTGCAGAAGGTATGGTTCCCATTGGATCAAGAGGTTCACATTTCTCCTGTGAGATTGTGGTTTAA
- the LOC105803087 gene encoding protein HUA2-LIKE 3 isoform X2 — protein MAPSRRKSASKAAAAAAARRQWKVGDLVLAKVKGFPAWPATVSEPEKWGYSSDWKKVMVYFFGTQQIAFCNPADVEAFTEEKKQSLLTKRQGKGADFVRAVQEIIDSYEKSKKRDQVDNYNSADGVTQANCGNSGDSSVSKDLTDTCEATEIALADARIDALHEKESVSEQPLDTLLVKEEPILTTYSSRKRSGIVQCQKSIGQQKASPVQRGRSSTRVESSRFQNFMMSSNDGRCVSNVSANVIQNGSQRRKKQIRKSTDASECDDVDLPVLMLNGRIDENGSDIATFDSDAGSFNDGSSMDCSCKPEHPGTVVECLEGDAELSNGLDFQIKALVIKRKRKPFRKLVNIDPAEPLAEADLSLGISNTRQNLQNTCDNLNERYSKDDGDEHLPLLKRARVRMGKLLAADEFVSSSPMEEKPISEGTVNLLHLQQMSPSSSDNDSPTERDSLSLKGALINVSPSKGDSEVQGSRLESMKVLRNQLGCLAGGEAALPPSKRLHRALEAMSANAADEDQAIAELSATMKTLDDESHDSLLSSHVTVEDKEANVLEEHGRDLIANSDSGMFFVSNSMPSDKFVESSVEPLVCCQPVKSPKNQKHVLDEDVFVEPMNHVSCNTHNSQCLDHSSPNPEKSQATFRSNCGSLYQKFTSNDDLDAEPAGLSNFGAENPDEQFNTSEHADMSSDPVTVTGKTCKVSPQDGSKSEPLKSQINDSSLVNSMHEVEEEFQPEMRQKTTSSLNLDDNSDKDVAGAQLSPCSADGVDSPARVSPSNASLCHVSTSDSASIVHSNGYCSPNVHLCPNKVLSVSNADDEAKADSVTFERPKSVSKCSTYTDAQAVLSSFENMLVILTRTKESIARATRIAIDCAKFGVSANKVVEIIARNLERESSLHKRVDLFFLVDSITQCSRGLKGDVGDIYPSAIQAALPRLLNAAAPPGPNAQENHRQCLKVLRLWLERRILPESVVRHHIRELDSLSVSSSGGVFSRRSARTERALDDPIRDMEGMLVDEYGSNSSFQLPGFCMPRMLNEEDEGSDSDGESFEAVTPEHYSGGPEEQEANPASEKRRHILEDVDGELEMEDVAPEIEMSSTSCAAGINTAQTLQEHCDQHFPLPFAPPLPHDVRPSSPPLPSSPPPPPPPPPPLPPPIPRPISGPYTNNVDSTIHTSIQERQDDLRSMVPPSVAPRIDSTVCTNTVQYNGPDPRNPPVMQVSDCNTAFNSCPVPPVNNIQQPDGQNFHNAYPPQPLLPAPTNQFAYVNSAPHVNLMRDAPPPYTDRYSSLNFDGANYYHSHERMNLAPNEPRESWRYPPPPFSGPWYADNANSSYGHGHGSYGGPQCEPTRFPNEGWGFRPPPMDHRNFFPGRPPAEASCIWQPR, from the exons ATGGCGCCCAGCCGAAGGAAAAGCGCCAGTAAGGCGGCTGCTGCGGCTGCCGCTCGCCGCCAATGGAAAGTCGGCGATCTTGTCCTCGCTAAAGTCAAAGGTTTCCCTGCTTGGCCTGCTACG GTAAGTGAGCCTGAGAAGTGGGGCTATTCATCTGATTGGAAGAAAGTTATGGTTTACTTTTTTGGAACACAGCAAAT AGCATTCTGTAATCCTGCTGATGTTGAAGCATTTACAGAAGAGAAGAAACAATCTCTTTTGACCAAACGTCAGGGGAAGGGTGCAGATTTTGTTCGTGCAGTCCAGGAAATTATTGACAGTTATGAGAAGTCAAAGAAGCGGGATCAAGTTGATAACTATAATTCTGCTGATGGAGTTACTCAGGCAAATTGTGGGAACTCAGGGGACTCATCTGTGTCAAAGGATCTGACTGACACTTGTGAGGCAACCGAGATTGCTCTAGCTGATGCAAGAATTGATGCTCTGCATGAAAAAGAATCAGTCTCGGAACAACCTTTAGATACATTACTGGTTAAAGAAGAACCTATTTTGACCACATACTCGTCAAGAAAAAGATCTGGAATCGTACAATGTCAAAAATCTATTGGACAGCAGAAGGCATCACCGGTTCAAAGAGGTAGAAGCTCAACAAGGGTGGAATCCTCTAGATTCCAGAACTTTATGATGTCATCTAATGATGGTAGGTGTGTCTCTAATGTATCAGCAAATGTGATTCAGAATGGATCCCAAAGGAGGAAAAAACAAATCAGGAAGTCTACAGATGCATCTGAGTGCGATGATGTGGACTTACCTGTGTTAATGCTGAATGGTAGAATTGATGAAAATGGGTCTGATATTGCCACTTTTGATTCTGATGCGGGTAGTTTTAATGATGGCAGCTCTATGGATTGTAGTTGTAAACCTGAACACCCTGGGACTGTTGTTGAGTGTTTGGAGGGAGATGCTGAGTTGAGCAACGGGCTTGATTTCCAAATAAAGGCTCTCGTCATTAAGAGAAAAAGGAAACCATTTAGAAAGCTGGTGAACATTGATCCTGCTGAGCCTCTTGCAGAAGCAGATCTGAGTTTAGGAATCAGTAATACGAGACAAAATTTGCAGAATACTTGTGATAATTTAAATGAGAGATATTCCAAAGATGATGGAGATGAGCACCTACCGTTGTTGAAAAGAGCAAGGGTTCGCATGGGCAAACTGTTAGCTGCCGATGAGTTTGTTAGTTCGTCACCAATGGAAGAAAAGCCTATTAGTGAAGGCACTGTCAATTTATTGCATTTGCAGCAGATGAGTCCATCAAGCAGTGACAATGATTCTCCTACTGAGAGAGACTCTTTGTCGTTGAAGGGTGCTTTGATTAATGTATCACCTTCAAAAGGTGACAGTGAAGTTCAAGGGAGTAGGCTGGAATCCATGAAAGTTTTAAGAAATCAGTTAGGGTGTTTGGCAGGCGGTGAAGCTGCCTTGCCTCCATCTAAACGCCTCCATCGTGCTTTGGAAGCTATGTCAGCTAATGCTGCTGATGAAGATCAGGCAATTGCTGAACTTTCTGCAACCATGAAAACATTAGATGATGAAAGTCACGACTCTCTGTTGAGTTCTCATGTAACTGTTGAAGACAAAGAAGCTAATGTGTTGGAGGAACATGGCAGGGATTTGATTGCTAATAGTGATTCTGGCATGTTTTTCGTATCAAACTCGATGCCTTCAGATAAGTTTGTTGAATCTTCTGTGGAACCACTTGTTTGCTGTCAACCTGTGAAGAGTCCTAAGAATCAAAAGCATGTACTAGATGAGGATGTCTTTGTGGAGCCTATGAACCATGTTAGTTGTAATACTCATAACAGCCAATGTTTAGACCATTCATCCCCTAATCCTGAGAAAAGCCAAGCTACTTTCAGATCTAATTGTGGTTCTTTATATCAAAAGTTCACTTCAAATGATGATTTGGATGCTGAACCTGCTGGCTTGAGCAATTTCGGGGCTGAAAATCCTGATGAACAGTTTAATACTTCAGAACATGCTGACATGAGTTCTGATCCTGTCACTGTGACTGGGAAAACTTGTAAAGTTTCTCCTCAAGATGGCTCCAAAAGTGAGCCACTGAAGTCTCAAATTAATGACAGCAGCTTAGTCAACAGCAT GCATGAGGTTGAGGAAGAGTTTCAACCTGAAATGAGGCAGAAGACAACTTCTAGTTTGAATCTTGATGACAACTCAGACAAGGATGTTGCGGGTGCCCAGTTAAGTCCATGTTCAGCTGATGGAGTAGATTCTCCTGCGCGGGTCTCTCCTTCAAATGCCTCTCTTTGTCATGTTTCTACCTCAGATAGTGCTAGTATTGTTCATAGCAATGGGTATTGTAGTCCAAATGTCCATTTGTGTCCCAACAAAGTTTTATCTGTTTCAAATGCTGACGATGAAGCCAAAGCTGATTCTGTGACCTTTGAAAGACCAAAATCTGTCAGTAAGTGCAGTACTTACACTGATGCACAAGCTGTTCTGTCGTCTTttgaaaatatgcttgtgatcttAACGAGGACAAAGGAGAGCATTGCTCGTGCAACACGAATAGCAATTGATTGTGCCAAATTTGGTGTCTCTGCTAATAAG GTTGTGGAAATTATTGCTCGAAATTTGGAGAGGGAGTCGAGCTTACACAAAAGGGTGGATTTGTTCTTTCTTGTGGACTCCATTACTCAGTGCTCCCGGGGTTTGAAAg GTGATGTTGGTGATATCTACCCTTCAGCTATTCAAGCAGCACTTCCTCGTCTACTCAACGCTGCAGCTCCCCCTGGACCTAATGCACAGGAAAATCATCGGCAATGCTTGAAG GTTTTGAGACTTTGGTTGGAAAGAAGAATCCTTCCAGAATCTGTTGTTCGGCACCATATACGAGAACTTGATTCACTTAGTGTTTCATCTTCTGGTGGTGTCTTTTCTCGTCGTTCAGCTAGAACAGAGAGAGCTTTGGATGATCCTATTAGAGACATGGAGGGTATGCTTGTTGATGAGTATGGCAG CAATTCAAGTTTTCAGCTCCCCGGATTTTGCATGCCTCGAATGCTCAATGAGGAGGATGAGGGTAGTGATTCTGATGGAGAAAGTTTTGAGGCTGTCACTCCAGAGCACTATTCTGGAGGTCCTGAAGAACAAGAGGCAAACCCTGCAAGTGAAAAGCGCAGACATATTTTGGAAGATGTTGATGGTGAACTTGAAATGGAGGATGTTGCTCCTGAGATTGAAATGAGTTCAACTAGTTGTGCTGCTGGAATCAATACTGCACAAACTTTGCAAGAGCATTGTGATCAGCATTTTCCATTGCCATTTGCCCCACCTTTACCTCACGATGTGCGTCCGTCATCACCACCACTGCCATCATCTCCACCTCCGCCACCCCCTCCACCGCCTCCTCTTCCTCCACCCATCCCTCGTCCTATTTCTGGTCCCTACACAAACAATGTTGATTCAACAATTCATACAAGTATACAG GAAAGGCAGGATGATTTGAGATCTATGGTTCCACCGTCAGTTGCACCCAGAATCGATTCAACAGTGTGCACCAATACAGTCCAATATAATGGTCCTGATCCTAGAAATCCTCCTGTTATGCAGGTTTCAGATTGTAATACTGCTTTTAACAGTTGCCCAGTGCCTCCAGTGAATAACATCCAACAACCTGATGGCCAGAACTTTCACAATGCCTACCCTCCACAGCCTCTCCTTCCTGCACCTACAAATCAGTTTGCATATGTTAATTCAGCCCCGCATGTGAATTTGATGAGGGATGCACCTCCTCCATACACTGACAGATACTCTTCACTAAACTTCGATGGTGCAAATTATTATCACAGCCATGAGAGAATGAACCTGGCCCCAAATGAACCTAGAGAAAGCTGGAGGTATCCTCCACCACCTTTCTCTG GACCCTGGTATGCTGATAACGCCAATTCATCGTATGGCCATGGCCATGGTTCTTATGGTGGGCCCCAATGTGAGCCAACAAGGTTTCCAAACGAGGGATGGGGCTTCCGCCCTCCTCCAATGGATCACAGAAACTTCTTTCCTGGCAGACCACCTGCAGAAG cTTCTTGCATTTGGCAGCCAAGATGA